In Nitrobacteraceae bacterium AZCC 1564, the following proteins share a genomic window:
- a CDS encoding tripartite-type tricarboxylate transporter receptor subunit TctC (product_source=COG3181; cath_funfam=3.40.190.10; cleavage_site_network=SignalP-noTM; cog=COG3181; pfam=PF03401; superfamily=53850) yields MLKHCWAASVLLAFSLSGPAIAQGKYPDHVVRIVVPYTPGGTTDVVGRVIADKLNARLGQPFIVDNRPGAAGMIGSDVVAKSPGDGYTILMGSVANTTIPAVYSHVPYDLKRDLIPLCQVISIPNFLVVSADSPYKSVADLIAAAKAAPGKFSFASSGAGASPHLSGELFRVMTGTDMLHVPYKGSGPAQVDLMGGRVTMMFDNASLPLIKGGKLRALAVSSPKRAAAAPDVPTVAEAGVPGYGVTSWYGLWVPKGTPQPIIDLLDKNIAEIFADKDIQAKMLEFGGDTEVACGDKFSAFIDTELAKWNDLVKKANIKIDN; encoded by the coding sequence ATGTTGAAGCACTGCTGGGCTGCCTCGGTCCTATTGGCGTTCAGTCTTTCCGGTCCTGCGATCGCTCAAGGCAAATACCCCGATCATGTGGTTCGGATCGTCGTTCCTTATACACCTGGAGGAACGACCGACGTTGTCGGCCGCGTCATCGCCGACAAGCTGAACGCCCGTCTTGGGCAGCCCTTCATTGTCGACAATCGTCCCGGTGCTGCCGGCATGATCGGTTCTGATGTTGTGGCGAAGTCTCCCGGCGACGGATACACCATTCTGATGGGGTCTGTTGCAAACACCACCATTCCTGCGGTTTACTCGCACGTCCCCTACGACCTGAAGCGTGACCTGATACCGTTGTGTCAGGTCATCTCGATACCTAACTTCTTGGTTGTGAGCGCCGACTCGCCCTACAAGTCCGTGGCTGATCTCATTGCTGCAGCGAAAGCAGCGCCCGGAAAATTCTCGTTCGCGTCGTCAGGAGCCGGCGCGAGCCCGCATTTGTCGGGCGAGCTCTTCAGGGTCATGACCGGCACCGACATGCTGCACGTGCCTTATAAAGGCAGCGGCCCGGCACAGGTTGATTTGATGGGAGGCCGCGTGACGATGATGTTCGACAATGCCTCGCTTCCCCTGATCAAGGGCGGAAAGTTGCGCGCTCTCGCTGTGAGTTCGCCGAAACGAGCTGCCGCAGCACCGGACGTGCCGACCGTGGCCGAAGCTGGCGTCCCTGGTTACGGGGTCACGTCGTGGTACGGCCTTTGGGTTCCGAAAGGAACGCCGCAGCCGATCATCGATCTGCTCGACAAGAACATCGCCGAAATATTTGCGGACAAGGACATCCAGGCGAAAATGCTCGAATTCGGTGGCGACACCGAAGTTGCCTGCGGCGACAAGTTTTCCGCCTTCATCGATACCGAATTGGCGAAGTGGAATGATCTCGTCAAGAAGGCCAATATCAAGATCGACAATTAA
- a CDS encoding D-2-hydroxyacid dehydrogenase (NADP+) (product_source=KO:K17064; cath_funfam=3.40.50.720; cog=COG0111; ko=KO:K17064; pfam=PF00389,PF02826; superfamily=51735) produces the protein MLVEPTILFGHVAYQLGDAFKARGNRGRYIEVRSIDDVEARLHNADVLVVSRFWRNDWIERAERLKFIQAVSAGTEQFDRARLAARGIRLASAQGANAGAVAEHAIGLLLSLSRHLHLARDRQREHVWRPMISNPEVREQELSGKTIAIVGLGEIGQRIAMLSKALGMRVVGVNRSGHFTQGVVDSVQTIAHIGQILREADVVVLACPLTPETENLIAAQQLKEMKRNAFLINVSRGRVVDQSALIDALANDTIAGAGLDCFHDEPLPPSSPLWDFKNAIITPHSGGETRSYETRVIDILTDNLGRLARGETQLCNQVV, from the coding sequence ATGCTTGTTGAACCGACCATTCTATTCGGTCACGTGGCGTATCAGCTCGGCGACGCCTTCAAGGCGCGCGGCAATCGAGGGCGGTACATCGAAGTCCGCAGCATCGATGACGTCGAGGCACGGCTGCACAACGCCGATGTGCTGGTGGTGTCCCGCTTCTGGCGCAATGACTGGATTGAGCGCGCCGAACGTCTCAAGTTCATTCAGGCTGTTAGCGCTGGTACAGAGCAGTTTGACCGCGCGCGCCTCGCTGCCCGTGGTATTCGGCTAGCGAGCGCACAAGGCGCGAATGCCGGAGCGGTCGCCGAACATGCCATCGGCCTGCTGCTCTCGCTGAGCCGCCACCTTCATCTTGCCCGCGATCGGCAGCGCGAACACGTCTGGCGCCCGATGATCAGCAATCCTGAGGTGCGCGAACAGGAGCTTAGCGGCAAGACCATTGCGATTGTCGGGCTTGGCGAGATCGGTCAGCGAATTGCGATGCTTTCCAAAGCACTCGGCATGCGCGTTGTCGGCGTGAACCGGTCCGGACACTTCACTCAAGGCGTCGTCGATTCCGTCCAGACGATCGCTCACATAGGTCAGATTCTGCGCGAGGCCGACGTTGTGGTGCTTGCCTGTCCGCTGACGCCGGAGACCGAAAACCTGATCGCTGCTCAACAGCTGAAAGAAATGAAACGCAATGCGTTTCTTATCAACGTTTCACGTGGACGGGTCGTCGATCAGTCCGCATTGATCGACGCATTGGCCAACGATACGATCGCCGGCGCAGGTCTCGACTGTTTCCACGACGAGCCACTTCCACCGTCATCTCCTCTTTGGGATTTCAAGAACGCGATCATCACGCCCCATAGCGGCGGCGAGACGCGAAGCTATGAAACCCGCGTCATCGATATCCTGACGGACAATCTCGGACGGCTCGCGCGGGGCGAAACTCAACTGTGCAATCAGGTCGTTTGA
- a CDS encoding hypothetical protein (product_source=Hypo-rule applied), with product MSSTIGSYPTSLLNYARNGYAAMVAQPSLVQHMGEDENAPSASSSSTIVTFSDGAKAHLAKMAADASDRSASAAAADHSLASDETEGADAAPASDETSAPDAPSDPTDAPSDPLDAIRAWFDDQYDELGISSAMLDGKVAVDLSSQSREILSQVASNTDGVFSDDEKAAAAAELTSRFNRAMASHVVIARHTGDYAGLYQAASDYLDQAGDAEKATDAWKDQKQAIMDGLSAAKASFGKAPDTGNSNDPIRALLDQSAPGIGAIGPDSTTQDVAAYARSMLDDQENHARDNGSELVFDPSRKTGQLVDFSNFDNRTLATIVLNQDSSFSSQETYAAKTELERRTRANILGAMTPSGDSSSSGPGGVIQGYLNMSEEEKQVLGVTDDVTNKLIQSYRTMLSVQGTLNSGGGLAAYL from the coding sequence ATGTCGTCGACCATCGGATCCTATCCTACTTCGCTGCTGAATTACGCACGGAACGGCTATGCAGCGATGGTGGCTCAGCCGAGTTTGGTGCAGCACATGGGCGAGGACGAGAACGCGCCGTCGGCTTCTTCTTCGTCCACCATCGTGACGTTTTCCGATGGAGCAAAGGCTCATCTAGCCAAGATGGCCGCGGATGCTTCGGATCGAAGCGCGTCGGCAGCCGCAGCGGATCATTCATTGGCTTCCGATGAGACGGAAGGTGCTGACGCTGCGCCAGCATCGGATGAGACGAGTGCGCCAGACGCGCCGTCGGATCCAACAGATGCGCCATCGGATCCGCTCGATGCCATTCGTGCATGGTTCGACGACCAGTATGACGAACTCGGCATCTCCTCCGCCATGCTGGACGGGAAGGTCGCAGTCGATCTGAGCAGTCAGAGCAGAGAGATTTTGTCTCAGGTTGCGTCGAATACAGACGGCGTTTTCAGTGACGATGAGAAGGCGGCCGCCGCTGCTGAATTGACCTCGCGTTTCAACCGCGCAATGGCGTCACACGTCGTGATTGCGCGCCATACCGGTGATTATGCGGGCCTTTATCAGGCGGCGTCGGACTACCTGGATCAGGCGGGCGATGCCGAAAAGGCAACAGATGCTTGGAAGGATCAGAAGCAGGCCATCATGGATGGGCTCTCGGCAGCAAAGGCGTCGTTCGGCAAGGCACCGGACACCGGCAACAGCAATGATCCAATCCGTGCGCTGCTCGACCAGTCGGCTCCCGGCATTGGTGCGATTGGTCCAGATTCCACCACCCAAGATGTCGCTGCCTATGCCCGGTCGATGCTTGATGATCAGGAGAACCACGCTAGGGACAATGGGAGTGAATTGGTTTTCGATCCATCCCGGAAGACCGGTCAGCTTGTCGATTTTTCCAACTTCGACAATCGAACCCTGGCAACAATTGTTCTGAACCAGGACTCGTCGTTCTCGAGTCAGGAGACTTATGCGGCCAAGACTGAGCTTGAGCGGCGCACGCGCGCGAACATCCTTGGTGCCATGACCCCTTCAGGAGACAGTTCGTCATCTGGTCCAGGTGGAGTGATCCAGGGCTATCTGAACATGAGCGAAGAGGAGAAGCAGGTTCTCGGCGTGACCGATGACGTCACGAACAAGCTCATCCAGAGCTACAGAACCATGCTGTCGGTTCAGGGGACGTTGAACAGCGGCGGCGGTCTTGCTGCTTATCTCTGA
- a CDS encoding triphosphatase (product_source=KO:K18446; cath_funfam=2.40.320.10; cog=COG3025; ko=KO:K18446; pfam=PF01928,PF05235; smart=SM00880,SM01118; superfamily=55154), translating to MPSPKEVEIKLELPGELKKLPLSSNDNDPAQSEDLTSVYFDTDQLKLHKHGLTLRVRRIGDHYVQTIKASDGELFERGEWETEIRGDRPDLDAAQGTALQPFIDENFQDELLPVFETRVRRSTYPLKTKDYEITLSVDQGSIDTGKSTIALNEAELELKRGNKAHLFRIARSLSRSAHADLAVKSKSQRGYELLDGHEAAVEKADIITIEAGMATSDAFRLVAGACLKQVVANKSAVLASDPEGVHQMRVGLRRLRTAMSLFSDIIPGKKTDGIKAELKWLTAELSPVRELDVFLTEVVHPLEGSAHSPELRPLTGELEKRRDAALERAKAAVCSQRFRNLTLNVAEWLEIGRWRRPQDMLLRERCEEPVETAVVAQLNRRWRKIRKRGRRLLELDTRQRHKLRIQAKKVRYASEFFEALFSGKKMRKRQRKFVAALKDIQDYLGNLNDISVHVSRSKEIAAEMSEATFAAGLVIGHEEARETAVLAAAERAQKTFSKVQPYWK from the coding sequence ATGCCGTCGCCAAAGGAAGTCGAGATCAAACTCGAATTGCCGGGGGAGCTCAAGAAGCTGCCGCTTTCGAGCAATGACAATGATCCTGCCCAAAGTGAGGATCTTACCTCGGTTTATTTCGATACGGACCAGCTCAAGTTGCACAAGCACGGTCTGACATTACGTGTACGACGCATCGGCGACCATTATGTGCAGACTATCAAGGCGTCCGATGGTGAGTTGTTTGAGCGTGGCGAATGGGAAACCGAAATCCGTGGAGATCGTCCCGATCTGGACGCTGCCCAAGGTACTGCACTGCAACCTTTCATTGATGAGAATTTTCAAGACGAATTGCTGCCTGTCTTTGAGACGCGCGTCCGACGCAGCACCTATCCGCTTAAAACCAAGGATTACGAGATCACGTTATCGGTCGACCAAGGTTCGATAGATACGGGAAAAAGCACGATTGCCCTTAACGAGGCAGAACTGGAGCTCAAGCGAGGGAACAAGGCGCATCTGTTCAGAATTGCTCGTTCGTTGTCGCGTTCCGCGCATGCGGATCTGGCGGTCAAGAGCAAGTCTCAGCGCGGCTATGAACTGCTGGACGGTCATGAGGCCGCGGTTGAGAAAGCCGACATCATTACGATTGAAGCTGGGATGGCGACATCAGATGCGTTTCGACTTGTTGCCGGCGCGTGTCTTAAGCAGGTTGTTGCAAACAAATCCGCGGTACTTGCGTCAGATCCCGAAGGGGTTCATCAGATGCGCGTCGGTCTGCGCCGTCTGCGCACAGCGATGTCGCTTTTCTCGGATATCATCCCTGGAAAAAAAACAGATGGCATCAAAGCTGAACTGAAATGGCTTACCGCCGAACTCAGTCCGGTGCGCGAGCTGGATGTTTTTCTGACAGAGGTTGTTCATCCACTTGAAGGCTCTGCTCATTCGCCCGAGCTGCGACCTCTGACTGGCGAACTCGAAAAGCGGCGGGATGCGGCGCTCGAGCGGGCAAAGGCAGCGGTATGTTCTCAGCGGTTTCGCAATCTCACGCTGAATGTTGCGGAATGGCTTGAAATTGGACGCTGGCGCAGGCCGCAAGATATGCTGTTGCGCGAACGCTGCGAGGAGCCGGTTGAGACGGCGGTTGTTGCGCAGTTGAATCGGCGATGGCGGAAAATTCGCAAGCGAGGACGCCGTTTGCTTGAACTCGACACTAGACAGCGACACAAATTGCGGATTCAGGCCAAGAAAGTGCGCTACGCGTCCGAATTCTTTGAAGCGTTGTTTTCGGGAAAAAAGATGCGCAAGCGTCAACGGAAGTTTGTCGCAGCACTGAAGGACATACAGGACTATCTCGGCAATCTTAATGACATCTCCGTCCACGTATCTCGTTCAAAAGAGATCGCTGCGGAAATGTCAGAAGCAACGTTCGCGGCTGGGTTGGTGATTGGTCACGAAGAAGCCCGTGAGACGGCTGTTCTCGCTGCTGCCGAGCGGGCCCAGAAAACCTTCAGCAAGGTGCAGCCCTACTGGAAATAG
- a CDS encoding galactonate dehydratase (product_source=KO:K01684; cath_funfam=3.20.20.120; cog=COG4948; ko=KO:K01684; pfam=PF02746,PF13378; smart=SM00922; superfamily=51604), whose product MKVAEIKTLRCDAGWRNYRFLKLTTDDGVVGWSEFDEGFGSPGVTSVIEQLGQRLIGQDIRNHERFFAEASALTRPAAAGGIIGQGIGAIENALLDAKAKTLGVPCYELLGGKIRDRVRVYWSHAPSWRINHPQFFPPAITDLEGVKNIGAEVRARGFTACKTNIFIHDDGPVRAWRPGFGVPFYPELNVDRAVIRNLKNHLQALRDGTGPDIDILLDLNFNAKTEGYLKILRALEDMDMFWVEIDTHSPKALGYIRQHSRLPISSCETLIGLRQFLPYFQEQAMDVAIVDVPWNGAWQSMKIAALAEAHEVNVAPHNFYGHLCTMMNAHFAAAVPNLRIMEIDVDRLAWDKELFSHEPEFENGHLVIPDRPGWGIDPVEEAILKHPPKVTGGLLQYKRS is encoded by the coding sequence ATGAAGGTCGCCGAAATCAAAACCCTTCGATGCGATGCAGGCTGGCGAAACTATCGTTTCCTCAAGCTTACCACCGATGATGGCGTCGTCGGATGGAGCGAGTTCGACGAAGGTTTCGGCTCACCTGGCGTCACGTCCGTTATCGAACAGCTCGGCCAGCGCCTAATCGGCCAAGACATCCGCAATCATGAGCGCTTCTTCGCCGAAGCCTCTGCTCTCACCCGTCCAGCCGCGGCTGGTGGCATCATCGGCCAAGGCATTGGCGCGATCGAAAACGCTCTCCTGGATGCCAAAGCCAAGACTCTCGGCGTCCCCTGCTACGAGCTACTCGGCGGCAAGATTCGCGATCGCGTTCGCGTGTACTGGTCGCATGCGCCGTCCTGGCGCATCAATCACCCGCAATTTTTCCCGCCGGCCATCACCGATTTGGAAGGCGTCAAGAATATCGGCGCCGAGGTCCGTGCCCGCGGCTTTACCGCCTGCAAGACGAACATCTTTATCCATGATGACGGTCCTGTCCGCGCGTGGCGTCCCGGATTTGGTGTCCCATTCTATCCCGAACTGAACGTCGACCGCGCGGTCATCCGTAATCTGAAGAATCACCTGCAGGCACTTCGCGACGGGACCGGGCCCGACATCGACATCCTGCTCGATCTCAACTTCAACGCCAAGACCGAAGGCTATCTCAAGATCCTGCGCGCGCTCGAGGACATGGATATGTTCTGGGTCGAGATCGACACTCACAGCCCCAAAGCCCTTGGCTACATCCGGCAGCACAGCCGCCTTCCCATCAGCTCATGTGAAACCCTGATCGGTTTGCGTCAATTCCTGCCCTATTTCCAGGAGCAGGCGATGGATGTCGCCATTGTCGACGTGCCGTGGAACGGCGCCTGGCAATCCATGAAGATTGCTGCCCTCGCAGAGGCGCACGAAGTCAACGTCGCGCCTCATAACTTCTATGGCCATCTGTGCACGATGATGAACGCGCATTTCGCGGCAGCCGTTCCCAACCTTCGGATCATGGAAATCGATGTCGATCGGCTCGCCTGGGACAAGGAGCTGTTCAGTCACGAACCCGAATTCGAGAACGGACACCTCGTCATTCCCGATCGTCCGGGATGGGGCATCGACCCCGTCGAAGAAGCAATCCTGAAGCATCCGCCCAAGGTGACGGGCGGATTGCTCCAATACAAAAGATCCTGA
- a CDS encoding enoyl-CoA hydratase/carnithine racemase (product_source=COG1024; cath_funfam=3.90.226.10; cog=COG1024; pfam=PF00378; superfamily=52096): protein MDHERKEYVIASPLVDGVRFLTLDRADKANSLSSDLVDQLLGWIERSENEDCRAVVIAANGKAFCGGFDFTGYESASHGDLLLRFTRIEQLLQRLRQSSFVSIALVHGAAMGAGADIAASCTYRVGSAAAKFRFPGFRFGVALGTGHLARLVGTQTARDILLNNTTIDANTALQIGLLTDLIEPDVLRIRADEIIAQIGPLDRAVRNRILHLTSPQNNDTDLAELVRSVSAPGLHDRIARYRAGH from the coding sequence ATGGACCACGAGCGCAAAGAGTATGTAATCGCGTCGCCGCTGGTTGATGGTGTCCGTTTCCTGACGCTTGATCGGGCTGACAAAGCCAACTCGCTGAGCAGCGATCTTGTCGATCAGCTCCTTGGCTGGATCGAGCGGTCGGAGAACGAGGATTGCCGTGCCGTCGTCATTGCGGCGAACGGCAAGGCATTCTGCGGCGGCTTTGACTTCACGGGCTATGAATCTGCGTCCCACGGCGATTTGCTGCTGCGCTTTACGCGCATCGAGCAGCTTTTGCAGCGGTTGCGGCAATCGTCGTTCGTCAGCATTGCACTCGTTCACGGGGCTGCGATGGGAGCAGGGGCCGACATCGCAGCATCGTGCACCTACAGGGTGGGATCGGCTGCAGCGAAGTTCCGATTCCCTGGCTTTCGCTTTGGCGTGGCGCTGGGCACGGGCCATCTCGCGCGACTTGTTGGGACGCAGACTGCGCGGGACATTCTGCTAAACAACACAACAATCGATGCGAACACTGCACTGCAGATCGGGCTCCTGACTGACCTGATCGAGCCGGACGTTCTGCGGATCAGAGCCGACGAGATCATTGCACAAATCGGGCCATTAGATCGAGCGGTGCGCAACCGCATTCTGCATCTCACATCACCACAGAACAACGATACCGATCTGGCTGAACTTGTGCGCTCGGTCAGCGCGCCGGGATTACATGATCGGATTGCACGTTATCGGGCCGGGCACTGA
- a CDS encoding phosphate transport system substrate-binding protein (product_source=KO:K02040; cath_funfam=3.40.190.10; cleavage_site_network=SignalP-noTM; cog=COG0226; ko=KO:K02040; pfam=PF12849; superfamily=53850; tigrfam=TIGR00975; transmembrane_helix_parts=Inside_1_6,TMhelix_7_29,Outside_30_336) — protein MNFIKTIVAAGLVAASTSAFAADITGAGATFPFPIYSKWADAYKKETGNGLNYQSIGSGGGIKQIQAKTVTFGATDAPLKAEQLDKDGLAQWPMVMGAIVPVVNLEGIKSGELVLSGEVLGDIYLGKIIKWNDAAIAKLNPKLQLPTDAITVVRRSDGSGTTFNFTDYLSKANAEWKAKVGSGTAVEWPTGVGAKGNEGVAGNIGQTKNSIGYVEYAYAKQNKLTYAAMINKAGKTVQPTVAAFQAAASNADWSRAPGYYVILTDQPGDASWPITAATFILMHKTPADKAASAEALKFFKWSFEKGAKMAEELDYIPMPESVVKQIEKTWSSDIKS, from the coding sequence GTGAATTTCATCAAAACAATCGTCGCTGCTGGTCTCGTGGCCGCATCGACGTCGGCTTTTGCCGCCGACATCACTGGCGCGGGAGCGACGTTCCCGTTCCCGATCTACTCGAAGTGGGCTGACGCCTATAAGAAGGAGACCGGCAACGGTCTGAACTATCAGTCGATCGGTTCGGGCGGTGGCATCAAGCAGATCCAGGCCAAGACCGTGACATTCGGTGCGACCGACGCGCCGCTGAAGGCTGAGCAGCTCGATAAGGACGGTCTGGCACAGTGGCCGATGGTGATGGGCGCGATCGTTCCGGTCGTGAACCTCGAAGGCATTAAGTCCGGTGAGCTTGTGCTCTCGGGCGAAGTGCTCGGCGACATCTATCTCGGCAAGATCATCAAGTGGAATGATGCCGCGATTGCCAAGCTGAATCCGAAGCTGCAGCTGCCGACGGACGCCATCACCGTTGTGCGCCGTTCGGATGGCTCGGGAACGACCTTCAACTTCACCGATTACCTGTCGAAGGCAAACGCAGAGTGGAAGGCCAAGGTTGGTTCCGGTACTGCAGTTGAGTGGCCCACCGGCGTCGGTGCCAAGGGCAACGAAGGCGTTGCCGGCAACATCGGCCAGACCAAGAACTCGATCGGCTATGTCGAGTACGCCTATGCGAAGCAGAACAAGCTGACCTATGCAGCGATGATCAACAAGGCTGGCAAGACCGTGCAGCCGACCGTTGCTGCATTCCAGGCCGCGGCCTCGAACGCTGACTGGTCGCGTGCTCCTGGCTACTACGTCATCCTGACCGACCAGCCGGGCGACGCCTCCTGGCCGATCACGGCTGCAACCTTCATCCTGATGCACAAGACCCCGGCCGATAAGGCTGCATCGGCTGAAGCTCTGAAGTTCTTCAAGTGGTCGTTCGAAAAGGGCGCCAAGATGGCTGAAGAGCTCGACTACATTCCGATGCCGGAATCGGTCGTCAAGCAGATCGAAAAGACCTGGTCGTCTGACATCAAGAGCTAA
- a CDS encoding IclR family KDG regulon transcriptional repressor (product_source=KO:K19333; cath_funfam=1.10.10.10,3.30.450.40; cog=COG1414; ko=KO:K19333; pfam=PF01614,PF09339; smart=SM00346; superfamily=46785,55781): MEKTFLKGMKMLQALASSEGPRGVSDLARELGLTKSNSHRLLKTLVSCGFAQSNGDSGKYSATLKLWELGSQVLAKVDIKNVSSAFLQALADKTGETVHLSVFIENVVVYIDKIDSPQPVRAYSQIGKSAPAYCVATGKVLLAYQSEEVIAGVCTSLEQHTSRTITDPEELKRELARIRQLGYAINRGEWREGVCGVGAPIRDSSGQVVGAIGISGPATRMKPTFMRDQVPEVIAVANSISRALGYSGDAQSARKTA, encoded by the coding sequence ATGGAAAAGACTTTTCTCAAAGGCATGAAAATGCTTCAGGCTCTGGCGTCGTCCGAGGGCCCGCGCGGCGTCAGCGATCTCGCGCGCGAGTTAGGTCTGACCAAGAGCAATTCTCATCGCCTTCTGAAGACGCTGGTATCGTGCGGGTTTGCGCAGTCGAATGGCGATAGCGGGAAATACTCCGCGACGTTGAAGCTCTGGGAGCTGGGTTCTCAGGTGCTCGCAAAAGTGGATATCAAGAACGTTTCGAGCGCGTTCCTGCAGGCGCTGGCGGACAAGACTGGCGAGACGGTGCACTTGTCCGTGTTCATCGAGAATGTCGTTGTCTACATCGACAAGATCGATAGTCCGCAGCCCGTCAGGGCCTATAGCCAGATCGGAAAAAGCGCGCCCGCCTATTGTGTGGCGACGGGCAAAGTCCTTCTTGCGTATCAGAGCGAGGAGGTCATTGCAGGCGTGTGCACGTCCCTCGAGCAACATACATCACGCACCATCACGGACCCAGAAGAGCTGAAGCGCGAACTCGCGCGCATCCGACAACTCGGCTACGCGATCAATCGTGGTGAGTGGCGCGAAGGTGTCTGCGGCGTGGGGGCACCCATTCGCGATTCCTCAGGGCAAGTGGTTGGCGCGATCGGGATATCCGGACCCGCGACGCGCATGAAGCCGACATTCATGCGCGATCAGGTGCCCGAGGTCATCGCGGTCGCAAATTCCATCTCGCGGGCTCTTGGATATTCGGGCGACGCTCAATCGGCCCGCAAAACAGCTTAA
- a CDS encoding succinate--hydroxymethylglutarate CoA-transferase (product_source=KO:K18703; cath_funfam=3.40.50.10540; cog=COG1804; ko=KO:K18703; pfam=PF02515; superfamily=89796), protein MNGPLTGIRVLEFAQIAAGPFAGSLFADLGADVVKVERPDGGDGMRNWPPAIQGDSGAPISGNFTSVNRNKRSITVDVRNPDDMKRFYALVATADLFVENYRPGVPKRLGLGYEELRKHNPRIVYCSISGYGQTGPYAQKGAFDVTVQAMSGVMSVTGEESGPPVKCGVPIGDFGAGLYAAFTSLAAIMKARETGQGAYIDCSMLGSLVGMAALQTSEFFGTGIAPKRLGAAHPRNAPYQGFDAKDRPFTVAAGNDKLWRDFCDVVGRPDLPDDPRFVTQLDRARNQKELATIVQPIFLTQNADEWVAALDARGIPCAPVLDYREILSNEQVEHLGLVHSIKVSNGATTKTVGFPVKISDFDYRIEKAPPGLGEHNEEVFTEWTTSAKSM, encoded by the coding sequence ATGAACGGTCCTCTCACCGGCATACGTGTTTTGGAATTTGCGCAGATCGCAGCTGGCCCCTTTGCGGGAAGCTTGTTTGCCGATCTCGGCGCAGACGTGGTCAAGGTCGAGCGACCGGATGGTGGCGACGGCATGCGGAATTGGCCGCCTGCCATTCAAGGCGATAGCGGCGCGCCGATCAGCGGTAATTTCACCTCGGTCAATCGCAACAAGCGCAGCATTACCGTCGATGTGAGGAACCCGGATGACATGAAGCGGTTCTATGCACTGGTTGCGACCGCGGATCTTTTTGTCGAGAACTATCGTCCCGGTGTCCCGAAGCGCCTCGGGCTTGGCTATGAAGAGCTGCGTAAGCATAACCCGCGGATCGTTTACTGTTCGATCTCCGGATATGGCCAGACCGGGCCTTACGCTCAGAAGGGTGCATTCGACGTCACAGTGCAAGCCATGAGCGGCGTCATGAGCGTCACCGGAGAAGAGAGCGGCCCACCCGTCAAATGCGGCGTCCCCATCGGTGATTTCGGCGCGGGACTCTATGCAGCGTTTACGTCACTGGCTGCGATCATGAAAGCGCGGGAAACCGGACAAGGCGCCTACATCGATTGTTCGATGCTCGGTTCGCTGGTCGGCATGGCGGCGCTGCAAACGAGCGAATTCTTCGGCACCGGCATCGCACCCAAGCGGTTGGGGGCCGCGCATCCGCGCAACGCGCCCTATCAGGGTTTCGATGCGAAGGATCGGCCGTTCACGGTGGCCGCTGGAAACGACAAACTGTGGCGCGATTTCTGCGATGTGGTCGGTCGGCCGGATTTGCCGGACGATCCCCGGTTCGTCACGCAGCTTGATCGCGCACGTAACCAGAAAGAACTTGCCACCATCGTGCAGCCGATCTTTCTGACGCAAAACGCGGACGAATGGGTTGCGGCGCTCGACGCCAGGGGCATCCCTTGCGCGCCTGTGCTCGATTATCGTGAAATTCTGTCGAACGAACAGGTCGAACACCTTGGGCTCGTGCATTCGATCAAGGTGTCCAACGGCGCGACGACAAAAACAGTCGGTTTTCCGGTCAAGATCTCGGATTTCGACTACCGGATCGAAAAAGCGCCGCCCGGTCTTGGCGAGCACAATGAAGAGGTTTTCACGGAATGGACCACGAGCGCAAAGAGTATGTAA